Proteins from one Tetrapisispora phaffii CBS 4417 chromosome 8, complete genome genomic window:
- the TPHA0H00610 gene encoding uncharacterized protein (similar to Saccharomyces cerevisiae HAL1 (YPR005C); ancestral locus Anc_8.102), whose amino-acid sequence MNSMIPEFSDSLSKTGYSLGPFLCNDNNYSIYYIYDTANENAKYLLKIMNKNAFDMNDTSAVDSISLCDNKIGLVYLLSNNSLQEEGPDYFSYYNDNGKSENDCDDVDVKINERKKSCLIFKDAERIRTSSTSRGCKELIRTPMPCQTENITSKVDQEKLLVFKKKNIIRTPIPKSMEFSENSDDEDEDDDSNDEPLESSDENTSSDSDSDSDSSEDEEDDNDEDEKLPQIGIRKYDVENNETLDIEQSVRSVSIACQGQENQGVKSILSHCHEHPCVDVPKSGILTPPYTCSHMKPNEHITIQSPHIFIPHQQKMDNVLKTPIPKV is encoded by the coding sequence ATGAATTCGATGATTCCTGAATTCTCAGATAGTCTCTCCAAGACTGGATACTCATTGGGACCATTTTTATGTAATGATAACAACTATTCAATTTACTACATTTATGACACAGCCAATGAAAATGCGAAATATTTACTGAAAATCATGAACAAAAATGCTTTTGACATGAACGATACGTCAGCAGTTGATTCGATATCCCTTTGTGATAACAAGATTGGATTAGTCTATTTACTTTCGAATAATTCTTTGCAGGAGGAAGGTCCTGATTATTTTAGTTATTATAATGACAATGGCAAATCTGAAAATGATTGTGACGACGTAGAtgttaaaataaatgaacGTAAAAAAAGCTGtctaatatttaaagatgcCGAAAGAATACGAACATCTTCAACATCAAGAGGGTGTAAAGAACTTATTAGAACACCAATGCCTTGTCAGACTGAAAACATAACATCAAAAGTTGACCAAGAAAAACTGCTTGTAtttaagaagaagaacattATTAGAACCCCAATACCAAAAAGCATGGAATTTTCAGAGAATTCTGATGACGAGGACGAGGACGATGATAGTAATGATGAACCACTAGAAAGTAGTGACGAAAATACTAGTAGTGACAGTGACAGTGACAGTGACAGTTCCGAAGATGAGgaagatgataatgatgagGACGAAAAATTACCACAAATTGGcattagaaaatatgaTGTCGAGAATAATGAGACACTTGACATTGAACAAAGTGTTAGAAGCGTTTCTATTGCTTGTCAAGGACAAGAAAACCAAGGAGTTAAATCTATATTATCGCATTGTCACGAACACCCATGTGTTGATGTTCCAAAGTCAGGAATACTGACGCCTCCTTACACCTGTTCACACATGAAACCAAATGAACATATCACAATTCAAAGTCCTCATATATTTATCCCACATCAACAAAAGATGGACAACGTTCTTAAAACTCCCATTCCAAAagtttaa
- the YFH7 gene encoding Yfh7p (similar to Saccharomyces cerevisiae YFR007W; ancestral locus Anc_8.101) — protein MVDLDRIVDDTIQLLGKNMAKNYRVIVLLVGPPGSGKSTVAQSLCDAINAKYTSYLSNFTGKHGESPIKYQQVHEDEVNILKNVNEISVPLQKYLVENDGIMPQCVEDVKFEPVKIQANDGSTVVIGRGGLPNSVKIAANESELFSNIELSQVVPMDGFHLSRNCLDNFTDPVEAHKRRGSPMTFDSNNFLQLCKALCETAKITARNNVGTIEQNNSIETVFDAVSSTFISNIPCICIPGFNHALKDPSTAALTIPSQSRILILEGLYLLYDKENWANIHKIVEGTASYLIYNIDISESVLQDRVAKRHLKSGLVSSYEEGVKKFQGNDLLNARDIKSNTIKAHSVITITND, from the coding sequence ATGGTCGACCTTGATAGAATTGTAGATGATACGATTCAATTACTAGGTAAGAATATGGCTAAGAATTATCGAGTTATAGTTCTCTTGGTTGGACCTCCGGGGTCGGGAAAGTCGACAGTTGCTCAAAGTTTATGTGATGCAATTAATGCAAAGTATACATCCTACTTAAGCAATTTCACTGGAAAGCATGGAGAATCACCAATTAAATACCAGCAGGTACATGAAGATGAAGTCAATATTCtaaaaaatgttaatgaGATCAGTGTACCGTTACAAAAGTATTTGGTCGAGAACGATGGTATTATGCCCCAATGCGTTGAAGATGTTAAATTTGAGCCTGTGAAAATTCAAGCCAATGACGGAAGTACAGTAGTCATTGGTAGAGGTGGCCTACCAAATTCAGTAAAGATAGCTGCTAATGAGTCAGAATTGTTTAGTAATATAGAACTATCACAAGTGGTACCTATGGATGGTTTCCATCTCTCCAGAAATTGTTTGGATAATTTTACTGATCCAGTGGAAGCACATAAAAGAAGAGGGTCGCCAATGACTTTTGATAGTAATAACTTCTTACAACTGTGTAAGGCTCTTTGTGAAACTGCAAAAATTACGGCAAGAAACAATGTTGGGACAATAgaacaaaataattctaTTGAGACCGTTTTTGACGCTGTGTCTTCTACATTTATCTCGAATATTCCTTGTATATGTATTCCTGGATTTAATCACGCCTTAAAGGATCCATCCACTGCGGCTCTCACAATCCCTAGCCAGTCGAGGATTCTGATCTTGGAAGGTTTGTATTTACTGTATGACAAGGAAAATTGGGCCAACATACATAAAATAGTTGAAGGTACAGCGTcttatttgatatataacATAGATATTTCAGAATCTGTTCTCCAAGATAGAGTCGCAAAAAGACACTTGAAATCTGGACTCGTTAGCTCTTACGAAGAAGGTGTCAAGAAGTTTCAAGGAAACGATTTGTTAAACGCAAGAGATATAAAAAGCAATACTATTAAAGCACATAGTGTAATCACCATCACTAATGACTGA
- the TPHA0H00630 gene encoding glutaredoxin (similar to Saccharomyces cerevisiae YBR014C and YDL010W; ancestral locus Anc_3.189), whose product MSLMNKRNVRILSITGLLLFVVFLFVQNDNWLLESVVSDSSASAPSRTAERVRNNEAPRPIVGGSSSGKFDPAQEYINIMEMAPVVLFSKTFCPYCKRLKKLLADNYRFSPDIKIIELDKHPNGDELFSYIKQQTSHTTVPNLIVNGKSLGGFDSIKKLQDDKLVEQTIQKDSDFSVIVSSKDAAPKPNKK is encoded by the coding sequence ATGTCGTTAATGAATAAGAGAAACGTCAGAATTTTATCCATAACTGGGTTGCTGTTATTTGTTGTTTTCCTATTTGTGCAGAATGATAACTGGTTGTTAGAGTCTGTAGTTTCCGATAGTAGTGCATCAGCTCCATCTAGAACTGCCGAGAGAGTTAGGAATAATGAAGCTCCACGTCCAATCGTTGGTGGCTCATCTTCTGGTAAGTTTGATCCTGCTCAAGAATACATTAATATCATGGAAATGGCTCCagttgttttattttcaaaaacttTCTGCCCATACTGTAAGAGATTAAAGAAGTTGTTAGCTGATAACTACCGTTTCTCTCCAGACATTAAAATCATCGAATTGGACAAACATCCAAATGGTGATGAGTTGTTTAGCTATATTAAACAGCAAACCAGCCACACAACAGTCCCAAACCTAATTGTCAATGGGAAGTCTTTAGGTGGTTTTGATTCTATTAAGAAGCTACAAGATGACAAGTTAGTTGAACAAACTATTCAAAAAGATAGTGATTTCTCTGTGATCGTGTCTTCCAAGGACGCTGCTCCAAAGCCGAACAAGAAGTGA
- the APC11 gene encoding anaphase promoting complex subunit 11 (similar to Saccharomyces cerevisiae APC11 (YDL008W); ancestral locus Anc_3.190) — MKVQIKNVNGVFAWGWQIPKHDQKVKKDHNNSIVSGSDVDHQEQNSDDEDDEEDFCGICRASFIRACPNCKFPSDGCPIVIGKCKHNFHVHCIFEWLETEASRGLCPMCRQVFELRKGVVINDLHYVTFKELILKRQKEQNEFEATAEDDEALARMIAAQEGNNGDVPVDDILDQDMVVR; from the coding sequence ATGAAAGTGCAGATTAAGAATGTGAACGGTGTATTTGCTTGGGGTTGGCAAATTCCTAAACATGATCAAAAAGTTAAGAAAGATCACAACAATAGCATCGTTTCAGGGTCAGATGTAGACCACCAAGAGCAAAATAGTGATGACGAAGATGACGAAGAAGATTTCTGTGGTATCTGCAGAGCTAGTTTCATTAGAGCATGTCCTAATTGTAAATTTCCAAGCGATGGCTGTCCTATTGTGATTGGAAAATGTAAGCATAATTTCCACGTCCATTGCATATTCGAATGGTTAGAGACTGAGGCTTCTAGAGGTCTTTGTCCCATGTGTAGGCAAGTATTTGAATTACGCAAAGGTGTGGTTATTAACGATCTGCATTACGTTACTTTTAAAGAgttgatattgaaaagacAAAAAGAACAGAATGAGTTCGAAGCCACTgcagaagatgatgaagcTCTAGCTAGAATGATAGCAGCACAAGAGGGTAATAATGGAGATGTTCCTGTAGACGATATACTAGATCAAGACATGGTTGTCCGATAA
- the TRP1 gene encoding phosphoribosylanthranilate isomerase TRP1 (similar to Saccharomyces cerevisiae TRP1 (YDR007W); ancestral locus Anc_3.192) yields MSSKIFDDVLANLPVVKTCGLSDVNSAQVAIDSGAALLGVICVPGRKRTVLKDVATEIANRVQESRNSGNSVYLVGVFRNQPKEEVLKIVEDYHLDIIQLHGDEDWKEYYDYIKKPVIKRVLFPRDNELVLDMNRNYMQSGHKENICLPLFDSEAGGTGELLNWSDISHWARSHDDDVRFLLAGGLNPSNVSQAVRLDGLIGVDVSGGTETDGKKDHEKIRSFIKNANT; encoded by the coding sequence ATGAGttccaaaatatttgatgatGTCCTGGCAAACCTTCCCGTTGTGAAGACATGTGGTTTAAGTGATGTTAACTCCGCCCAAGTGGCTATTGATTCAGGCGCAGCGCTGTTAGGTGTCATCTGTGTGCCTGGAAGGAAAAGAACTGTCCTGAAAGACGTTGCCACTGAAATTGCTAATAGGGTTCAAGAGAGCAGAAATTCTGGGAATTCTGTCTATCTTGTTGGTGTATTTAGAAACCAGCCAAAGGAAGAAGTTCTGAAGATAGTCGAAGATTACCATTTGgatattattcaattgcaCGGTGATGAGGATTGGAAAGAGTATTATGATTACATAAAAAAACCAGTTATTAAAAGAGTGCTGTTCCCAAGAGATAATGAACTGGTATTGGATATGAATAGAAACTACATGCAAAGTGGACACAAAGAAAACATCTGTTTGCCATTGTTCGATTCAGAAGCAGGTGGTACTGGCGAACTATTGAATTGGTCGGATATATCTCACTGGGCTCGGAGTCATGATGATGACGTTCGGTTCCTGTTAGCAGGAGGGTTGAATCCAAGTAACGTATCCCAAGCAGTTCGTTTGGATGGTCTCATTGGTGTTGACGTTAGTGGAGGTACTGAAACTGACGGTAAGAAAGATCATGAAAAGATTAGATCATTTATTAAGAATGCCAATACATAA
- the TPHA0H00660 gene encoding TCP11 family protein (similar to Saccharomyces cerevisiae SOK1 (YDR006C); ancestral locus Anc_3.195), with amino-acid sequence MVNNEDSKKDTGVPHSNIAGDNQSNSMNNEKLSRRTHRIIFKPLSVDDNMITNNNVQCLNIPDGNKIKKVYIPTNLKDPHEIARIFNAAVSVNKSGTGKTTMTTTTRTIANQQESAPITSTTIVELDQRNNEAVAEVKIDGINIVEEGLENAQQQQQTGATGLNKNKQEPVEKHKVEPTVSKKKLLDSRVLNSTKPPNKPFCTMTMEERVERLNSTVGEDQIPLPAINIFHLKELEVNEIIKNAQLRHDIVFDPNLQFRPNLDGNIGVKKRELSQLYWNDLENEIIIYRNDISLFNLKKSRLYPLFDNIRKIMMTIVTPNDYQMVKDVLNPEMNVQNLIRDTLDVNNLSSWIYDILKKYCAPMRDSLVEKLNTAFEKAIELKSLHEFIGCIALFLEIMELMRLDMANHQIRLIRPALISNSIEFERQYNQTILSKPNNIYVSSFHWFKKTYDEEVSNGNLIVGQTLPRQIYRLVIKDILNLTSCSNMVDEFPIILSTDKALLLSLRSKIRQIVCLMICKLLFDQLVMHHEAVRIDNKLKTFIKSSYSNEEMIADIIAIIKDESGNFKWTRNTSAVSLHLYYKIQQLINRYNIEQNEPGENRQESKTSTPAFVNLAEENIAFAKQWLAKQIQSNTPVYQLLEKRVYKIIENVIYNISDCTLGGEINQSYMKVFNKNEKKIDLKTLISLSKSSHYNNNANNEDENNNTLFLLSDEQKFLPISLKHFENEILLATTLINFHWSVVGYHYVQFLGNNISK; translated from the coding sequence ATGGTCAATAATGAGGATTCAAAAAAGGACACTGGTGTCCCCCATTCAAATATCGCTGGTGACAACCAATCCAATTCAAtgaataatgaaaaattgagTAGAAGAACGCACagaatcatttttaaaccTCTCTCGGTAGATGATAATATgattacaaataataatgtacAGTGTCTTAATATACCTGATGGAAATAAAATCAAGAAAGTTTATATCCCAACCAATTTGAAAGATCCTCACGAAATTGCTAGAATATTTAATGCGGCTGTGAGTGTCAATAAATCCGGGACTGGAAAAACCACCATGACTACCACAACGAGAACCATTGCCAATCAACAGGAAAGTGCTCCAATCACTTCCACAACTATTGTTGAGCTAGATCAACGTAATAACGAAGCTGTAGCTGAAGTTAAAATAGATGGAATAAATATCGTCGAAGAAGGACTGGAGAATGcacaacaacagcaacaaaCAGGCGCAACGGGGctcaataaaaataaacaagaaCCTGTAGAAAAGCATAAAGTTGAACCCACGGtatcaaagaagaaattgctGGACAGCCGTGTGCTTAACTCAACTAAACCACCAAATAAACCATTCTGTACAATGACTATGGAGGAAAGAGTAGAAAGATTAAACTCTACGGTGGGGGAAGATCAAATACCTTTACCAgctattaatatattccatttaaaagaattagaagttaatgaaatcattaaaaatgcTCAACTAAGACATGATATTGTATTCGATCCAAATTTACAATTCAGACCCAACCTTGATGGAAATATCGGTGTTAAAAAGAGAGAACTATCGCAACTGTACTGGaatgatttagaaaatgaaattatcaTATATCGAAATGACATTAGTCTATTTAATCTGAAGAAATCAAGATTGTATCCAttgtttgataatattagaaaaattatgatGACTATTGTCACGCCAAATGATTACCAAATGGTGAAGGATGTTTTAAATCCAGAAATGAATGTCCAAAATTTGATAAGAGATACCTTGGATGTAAACAACCTGTCGTCTTGgatatatgatattttgaaaaaatattgtgCCCCAATGAGAGACTCTTTGGTTGAAAAACTGAATACTGCATTCGAGAAGGCAATCGAACTAAAATCCTTACATGAATTTATTGGCTGTATTGCACTATTCCTTGAGATAATGGAACTAATGAGACTGGATATGGCTAACCATCAAATTAGACTTATAAGGCCGGCCCTAATTTCGAATTccattgaatttgaaaGGCAGTATAATCAAACTATTCTGTCGAAAcctaataatatttatgtCAGTTCATTCCATTGGTTTAAGAAAACATATGACGAGGAAGTATCAAATGGTAATCTCATTGTTGGACAGACTCTTCCCAGACAAATTTATAGATTAGTCATAAAAGATATCCTGAATTTAACTTCATGTTCGAATATGGTAGATGAGTTCCCAATTATATTGAGCACGGATAAAGCCCTTTTATTGTCCCTGAGATCAAAAATCAGACAAATTGTCTGTTTAATGATATGCAAACTATTATTCGACCAATTAGTTATGCATCATGAAGCCGTGAGAATTGAcaataaattgaaaactttCATTAAAAGTTCATATTCAAATGAGGAAATGATAGCTGATATTATTGCTATAATTAAAGATGAAAGTGGTAATTTTAAGTGGACAAGAAATACATCTGCCGTTTCTTTACAtttatattacaaaattcaACAGTTAATCAATCGTTATAACATAGAGCAAAACGAACCTGGAGAAAATAGACAAGAATCAAAAACTAGCACACCGGCATTTGTAAACTTAGCTGAGGAAAATATTGCGTTTGCAAAACAATGGCTAGCTAAACAAATACAATCAAATACTCCGGTGTATCAATTATTAGAGAAAAGAGTTTATAAAATCATCGAAAATGttatatacaatatatCTGATTGTACATTAGGTGGTGAAATCAATCAAAGTTATATGAAAGtatttaacaaaaatgagaaaaaaatcgatttaaaaacattaatCAGTTTATCTAAATCGAGCCATTATAACAACAACGCTAATAACGAGGATGAAAATAACAACActttattcttattatcaGATGAGCAAAAATTCTTACCAATTAgtttaaaacattttgaGAATGAAATCTTATTAGCAACaacattaattaatttcCATTGGTCTGTCGTCGGGTACCACTATGTCCAATTTTTAGGAAATAACATATCTAAATAG
- the MAF1 gene encoding RNA polymerase III-inhibiting protein MAF1 (similar to Saccharomyces cerevisiae MAF1 (YDR005C); ancestral locus Anc_3.197), which translates to MKFIDELDVERVNQSLNFETADCKITGSCDIFTTKAVASDKKLYKTIDNHLNELLQENENYNLVIQQRKNSVIDIASESEDAIVNTSSNSLNIENGQNSPADKQYGKQNINSFWEQKRRLSVNDNDDQAKPNFFVRTNKLNDQNLKELVSENDYVSSSSVESVNLTKRSRHASNSSISSNISNNTSSNNNSNNNNNNNNNNNDLKSDDSKVNTFNDTTLQNNNKFKVTKTHPNRRRSSIQDAPPNISIGPFGPISETASRRTFAYLIAILNASYPDHDFSSLEPTNFVKSTIKQMVSKIENSLYSLGKKPDESMWEIINSHMDFSDSVIYEYDPSKLLLDDEPGYLWSLNWFIFNKKRKRVAYIYLTCVRLQNNLGELNKDNIPLMSKKEYVIDHDSNNFEGEYDLAVEENAIEDDSDMDVAVN; encoded by the coding sequence atgaaatttatcGATGAATTAGATGTCGAGAGAGTCAATCAGTCACTGAATTTTGAAACTGCAGACTGTAAAATTACTGGTAGTTGTGATATTTTTACTACTAAGGCAGTAGCGTCAGATAAAAAACTTTATAAAACTATCGACAATCATTTGAACGAATTGCTacaagaaaatgaaaattacAATTTAGTAATACAACAGAGGAAAAATAGTGTTATTGATATTGCTAGTGAATCGGAAGATGCGATTGTAAACACAAGCTCCAACTCTcttaatattgaaaatggaCAAAATTCTCCTGCTGATAAACAATACGGTAAACAGAATATTAATTCCTTTTGGGAACAAAAGAGAAGGTTATCTgtaaatgataatgatgatcAGGCAAAACCTAACTTCTTTGTGAGAACTAATAAACTTAAtgatcaaaatttaaaagaattagtGTCAGAAAATGACTATGTAAGTTCTTCTTCAGTGGAATCTGTAAATTTAACTAAACGTTCCAGACATGCCAGTAACAGCAGCATTTCAAGTAATATATCAAACAATACCAGTAGTAATAACAacagtaataataacaacaacaacaataataataataatgatttgaaATCAGATGACTCGAAAGTAAATACCTTCAATGACACTACTctacaaaataataacaaattcaaaGTCACGAAAACTCATCCAAATAGGAGGAGATCCTCCATTCAAGATGCCCCCCCTAATATAAGTATTGGTCCATTTGGTCCAATAAGTGAAACTGCCAGCAGGCGAACGTTTGCTTATCTGATTGCAATCTTAAATGCATCTTATCCGGATCATGACTTCTCTTCTTTAGAACCAACCAATTTTGTCAAGAGCACCATTAAGCAAATGGTTTCTAAAATTGAGAATTCACTATATTCATTAGGCAAAAAACCAGATGAATCAATGTGGGAAATTATAAATTCGCACATGGATTTTTCCGATTCTGTCATTTATGAATATGACCcatctaaattattattagacGATGAACCAGGATATTTGTGGAGTCTAAATTGGttcatatttaataaaaaaaggaAGAGGGTCGCTTACATATACTTGACATGTGTTAGATTACAAAATAACTTGGGAGAGctaaataaagataatattCCTCTGATgtcaaaaaaagaatatgtTATTGATCAtgattctaataattttgaaggTGAATATGATTTAGcagttgaagaaaatgcAATCGAAGACGATTCAGATATGGATGTGGCTGTAAATTAG